The proteins below are encoded in one region of Microbacterium pygmaeum:
- a CDS encoding L-rhamnose mutarotase produces the protein MTSPTQPAPAPSRVCFQLRVKPDLLDEYLRRHSPVWPEMLAEIAAAGRRNYSLFLGEGGQLIGYYETDDDAAARAYLAASPIAARWEAEMSRFFVGLEGRPDQAAAPLTEVFNLHDQLTESTPS, from the coding sequence ATGACGAGCCCGACTCAGCCCGCACCCGCGCCCAGTCGCGTCTGCTTCCAGCTGCGCGTGAAGCCCGACCTCCTCGACGAGTACCTGCGCCGCCACTCCCCTGTCTGGCCCGAGATGCTCGCCGAGATCGCCGCTGCCGGCCGTCGCAACTATTCGCTGTTCCTCGGCGAGGGTGGACAGCTGATCGGCTACTACGAGACCGACGACGACGCGGCCGCGCGGGCCTACCTCGCCGCTTCCCCGATCGCCGCGCGGTGGGAGGCCGAGATGAGCCGCTTCTTCGTCGGCCTCGAAGGTCGGCCCGACCAGGCCGCCGCACCCCTGACCGAAGTCTTCAACCTGCACGACCAGCTCACAGAAAGCACGCCCTCATGA
- the rhaI gene encoding L-rhamnose isomerase gives MTTLSPDVQSQLAAQGIELPSWAFGNSGTRFKVFTTPGTPRDPFEKIADAAEVNRVTALAPSVALHIPWDKVDDYAGLRSYAQDLGVELGTINSNTFQDDDYKFGALTHEDAAVRRKAIDHHLECIDIMDATGSRDLKIWLAEGSNYPGQADLRGRQDRLHESLQEIYARLTGEQRLVLEYKFFEPSFYHTDVPDWGTSYVQVSALGERALVCLDTGHHAPGTNIEFIVMQLLRLGKLGSFDFNSRFYADDDLIVGAADPFQLFRILFEVIRGGGLNNPDVAFMLDQCHNVEKKIPGQIRSVLNVQEMTARALLVDTDALRAAQIAGDVLAANAVFNDAFYTDVRPALAEWRESRGLPADPMAAFAASGYQEKIEAERVGGVQAGWGA, from the coding sequence ATGACCACGTTGTCCCCAGACGTACAATCCCAGCTCGCCGCGCAGGGCATCGAACTGCCCTCGTGGGCGTTCGGCAACTCCGGCACCCGCTTCAAGGTGTTCACCACGCCCGGCACCCCCCGCGACCCGTTCGAGAAGATCGCGGACGCCGCCGAGGTCAACCGCGTCACCGCGCTGGCCCCGAGCGTGGCTCTGCACATCCCCTGGGACAAGGTGGACGACTACGCGGGCCTTCGCAGCTACGCCCAGGATCTCGGTGTCGAGCTCGGCACGATCAATTCCAACACCTTCCAGGACGACGACTACAAGTTCGGCGCCCTCACCCACGAGGACGCCGCCGTCCGTCGCAAGGCCATCGACCACCACCTCGAGTGCATCGACATCATGGATGCCACGGGCTCGCGCGACCTCAAGATCTGGCTCGCCGAGGGCTCGAACTACCCCGGTCAGGCGGACCTGCGCGGACGCCAGGACCGGCTGCACGAGTCGCTGCAGGAGATCTACGCCCGCCTGACCGGCGAGCAGCGCCTGGTGCTGGAGTACAAGTTCTTCGAGCCGTCGTTCTACCACACCGATGTCCCCGACTGGGGAACGTCCTACGTGCAGGTCTCGGCGCTCGGCGAGCGCGCGCTCGTGTGCCTGGACACCGGCCACCACGCGCCCGGCACGAACATCGAGTTCATCGTCATGCAGCTGCTGCGCCTCGGGAAGCTGGGCTCGTTCGACTTCAACTCGCGCTTCTACGCCGACGACGACCTGATCGTCGGGGCCGCGGACCCGTTCCAGTTGTTCCGCATCCTCTTCGAGGTGATCCGCGGCGGCGGGCTGAACAACCCCGACGTGGCGTTCATGCTCGACCAGTGCCACAACGTGGAGAAGAAGATCCCTGGCCAGATCCGCTCGGTGCTCAACGTCCAGGAGATGACGGCGCGCGCGCTGCTCGTGGACACCGACGCCCTGCGTGCCGCCCAGATCGCCGGCGACGTCCTCGCGGCGAACGCCGTGTTCAACGACGCCTTCTACACCGACGTGCGTCCCGCCCTGGCGGAATGGCGCGAGAGCCGGGGACTGCCGGCCGATCCGATGGCCGCCTTCGCGGCATCGGGCTATCAGGAGAAGATCGAAGCCGAGCGCGTCGGCGGCGTGCAGGCCGGATGGGGTGCCTGA
- a CDS encoding nucleotidyltransferase domain-containing protein translates to MEQHERALDAYLETVREEPGVLAVVVVGSVARGQERPDSDVDVYLVVDDEHFAAASESDRFAWIDRAGLDYPGSYIDVKLASPGYLEAAAERADDPTRASFAGARVAFSRLAGLESLLARIVLLPDEVWATRIRSNVAQARLYGGYFLPQAVERGDAFLRQHAGLHLALAAARAALAAGRVLHQGPKYISHLVRTVPTPDGFVSAWQAVLDHPEIENARVLMGLVDTWLDEDLSPDDALSVFIRDNELAWLRGTIPTEFW, encoded by the coding sequence ATGGAGCAGCACGAGCGAGCCCTCGACGCGTATCTGGAAACCGTGCGCGAGGAGCCCGGCGTGCTCGCCGTGGTCGTCGTCGGCTCCGTCGCCCGAGGTCAGGAGCGCCCCGATTCCGACGTGGACGTGTACCTCGTCGTGGACGATGAGCATTTCGCAGCAGCATCCGAGTCCGACCGCTTCGCCTGGATCGATCGTGCAGGGCTGGACTACCCCGGCTCGTACATCGATGTGAAGCTCGCCAGCCCCGGCTACCTCGAGGCCGCCGCCGAGCGCGCCGATGACCCGACCCGCGCATCGTTCGCGGGCGCCCGTGTCGCGTTCTCCCGCTTGGCCGGCCTCGAATCCCTGCTCGCGCGGATCGTCCTGCTGCCCGATGAGGTGTGGGCGACGCGCATCCGCTCCAACGTCGCCCAGGCGCGCCTGTACGGCGGCTACTTCCTGCCGCAGGCGGTCGAGCGCGGCGATGCGTTCCTTCGCCAGCATGCCGGTCTCCACCTCGCGCTGGCCGCGGCCCGCGCAGCCCTCGCGGCGGGGCGCGTCCTCCACCAGGGCCCGAAGTACATCTCGCATCTCGTCCGCACGGTTCCCACACCCGACGGATTCGTCTCGGCGTGGCAGGCGGTGCTCGATCACCCCGAAATCGAGAACGCGAGGGTCTTGATGGGACTCGTCGACACCTGGCTCGACGAGGACCTCTCGCCCGACGACGCGCTCTCGGTCTTCATCCGCGACAACGAGCTCGCCTGGCTGCGCGGGACCATCCCGACCGAGTTCTGGTGA
- a CDS encoding carbohydrate ABC transporter permease yields the protein MTVTETLTTADARGLRGSRRPKQDRRPMTLRRWLRKYLVGIIAIIVSFVVFLVPFIFVFLQASKTSKEAGLVEFSLPTEWQFWPNFLETVQKNDYQVLWAFLWTAIITVFSCAIMVVFAAMVGYVLQRKRSRLNPVINFFVLAALIVPPAVVPTIWVLQSVGLFKTIPGMILIEATFGLAFCILLFRAFVATIPKELDEAAIIDGAGPMRLFFTVVLPLLKPVIVTVIVVQAVFVYGDFQNPLYFLPGNDYPTVQLGLYNFQSQTVSQFNLLFMYILLTTIPPLIMYIFFNRQIVAGMTSGAIKG from the coding sequence GTGACCGTCACCGAGACCCTGACCACCGCCGACGCACGCGGCCTGCGAGGGAGCCGTCGACCGAAGCAGGACCGTCGCCCGATGACCCTGCGCCGCTGGCTGCGCAAGTACCTGGTCGGGATCATCGCGATCATCGTCTCCTTCGTTGTCTTCCTGGTGCCGTTCATCTTCGTCTTCCTCCAGGCGTCGAAGACCTCCAAGGAGGCCGGTCTGGTGGAGTTCAGCCTGCCCACGGAGTGGCAGTTCTGGCCGAACTTCCTCGAGACGGTGCAGAAGAACGACTACCAAGTCCTCTGGGCATTCCTGTGGACCGCGATCATCACGGTCTTCAGCTGCGCCATCATGGTCGTTTTCGCGGCGATGGTCGGCTACGTCCTGCAGCGGAAGCGCTCACGGCTCAACCCGGTCATCAACTTCTTCGTGCTCGCTGCGCTGATCGTTCCGCCGGCAGTCGTGCCGACGATCTGGGTGCTGCAGTCCGTCGGACTCTTCAAGACCATTCCCGGCATGATCCTGATCGAGGCGACGTTCGGCCTCGCGTTCTGCATCCTGCTGTTCCGGGCGTTCGTGGCCACGATCCCCAAGGAACTCGACGAGGCCGCCATCATCGACGGTGCCGGGCCGATGCGGCTGTTCTTCACCGTCGTGCTGCCGTTGCTCAAGCCGGTCATCGTCACCGTCATCGTCGTCCAGGCGGTGTTCGTCTACGGCGACTTCCAGAATCCGCTGTACTTCCTGCCGGGGAACGACTACCCCACGGTCCAGCTCGGGCTCTACAACTTCCAGAGCCAGACGGTGAGTCAGTTCAACCTGCTGTTCATGTACATCCTGCTCACGACCATTCCCCCGCTCATCATGTACATCTTCTTCAACCGGCAGATCGTGGCCGGTATGACCAGCGGCGCCATCAAGGGCTGA
- a CDS encoding carbohydrate ABC transporter permease: MTTAVASPETASAKNAGRPPGRARKGIKSPYPSWFYIPAAVLFIVFFAVPTFASFYFSLTRWTLFDVQFIGFENFVQFFQEPQLVQGFVNTFIYGFVTSAAKVVLGLALALLLTGPTLGRGYLRAVIFFPVLVSTIGVGLTFKALLDPFHGVVNNVLGFLNLPEPGWYTDPNLALLTVAGVDIWKGVGIATLIFMAGIVAIPGEYFEAARMDGAGAWSIFRTITLPLVRPATATVIILSLIGGLREFAMIWAMTKGGPGFSSDVIASVIYKQYQAGFFGLSTAGNVILFVVVTAIMVPVSWLLNRREAEL, encoded by the coding sequence ATGACCACCGCAGTCGCCTCGCCGGAGACGGCATCGGCCAAGAACGCCGGCCGACCGCCTGGGCGAGCCCGAAAGGGCATCAAGAGCCCGTACCCATCCTGGTTCTACATCCCGGCCGCCGTGCTGTTCATCGTGTTCTTCGCGGTGCCCACGTTCGCCTCGTTCTACTTCTCGCTGACCCGCTGGACGCTGTTCGACGTCCAGTTCATCGGCTTCGAGAACTTCGTGCAGTTCTTCCAGGAGCCTCAGCTCGTCCAGGGCTTCGTGAACACCTTCATCTACGGCTTCGTCACCTCGGCCGCCAAGGTCGTGCTGGGCCTCGCGCTCGCGCTGCTGCTGACCGGTCCGACCCTCGGGCGGGGCTACCTGCGCGCTGTCATCTTCTTTCCCGTGCTCGTCTCCACGATCGGCGTCGGCCTGACGTTCAAGGCGCTGCTGGATCCGTTCCATGGCGTGGTCAACAACGTCCTCGGCTTCCTGAACCTGCCCGAGCCGGGCTGGTACACCGATCCGAACCTCGCCCTGCTCACCGTCGCCGGTGTGGACATCTGGAAGGGCGTCGGCATCGCGACGCTCATCTTCATGGCCGGTATCGTCGCGATCCCGGGCGAATACTTCGAGGCCGCTCGCATGGACGGCGCCGGCGCATGGTCGATCTTCCGCACGATCACCCTGCCGCTGGTTCGGCCCGCGACGGCGACCGTCATCATCCTCTCCCTCATCGGCGGCCTGCGGGAGTTCGCGATGATCTGGGCGATGACCAAGGGCGGCCCCGGGTTCAGCAGCGATGTCATCGCCTCAGTCATCTACAAGCAGTACCAGGCCGGCTTCTTCGGTCTGTCCACCGCGGGCAACGTCATCCTGTTCGTCGTCGTCACGGCGATCATGGTGCCGGTGTCGTGGTTGCTGAACCGAAGGGAGGCGGAACTGTGA
- a CDS encoding bifunctional aldolase/short-chain dehydrogenase, with product MTNETAQQLIDRSNRLGADPKNTNYAGGNTSAKGTDIDPVTGEPVELLWVKGSGGDLGTLKESGLAVLRLDRFRSLVDVYPGVDREDEMVAAFDYTLHGKGGAAPSIDTAMHGLVDAAHVDHLHPDSGIAIATAADGEALTTKIFGDKVVWVPWRRPGFQLGLDIAEIKKANPQAIGTILGGHGITAWGESSEAAEANSLWIIETAQSYIDANGKAEPFGAAREGFGALGEDERHVKAAALVATIRGIASRDKAMVGHFTDDARVLEFLASENAPRLAALGTSCPDHFLRTKVKPMLLDLPANASVEDSIARLKELHDEYRADYQAYYDAHATADSPAIRGADPLIVLVPGVGMFSYGANKQTARVAGEFYLNAINVMRGAESLSTYSPISDAEKFNIEYWALEEAKLQRMPKPKTHQGRIAFVTGAASGIGKAIATRLAAEGACVVVADLDLEKAQAAAAELGGTDVAIGVAANVADAAGVQAAIDATLLAFGGIDLVVNNAGLSLSKPLLETTEKDWDLQHDVMAKGSFLVSKAAAKALIEQGMGGDVIYISSKNSVFAGPNNIAYSATKADQAHQVRLLAVELGEHGVKVNGINPDGVVRGSGIFAAGWGANRAATYGVEEKDLGQFYANRTILKREVVPENVADAVYVLTGPELTRTTGLHIPVDSGVAAAFLR from the coding sequence ATGACGAACGAGACCGCACAGCAGCTGATCGACCGATCCAACCGCCTCGGCGCCGATCCCAAGAACACGAACTACGCCGGCGGCAACACCTCCGCCAAGGGCACCGACATCGACCCGGTGACGGGCGAGCCCGTCGAGCTGCTCTGGGTCAAGGGCTCCGGCGGTGACCTGGGAACCCTGAAGGAGTCGGGCCTGGCGGTCCTGCGCCTGGACCGGTTCCGCTCGCTGGTGGACGTCTACCCGGGTGTGGACCGCGAGGACGAGATGGTCGCGGCGTTCGACTACACCCTGCACGGCAAGGGCGGGGCGGCGCCGTCGATCGACACGGCGATGCACGGCCTCGTCGACGCCGCGCACGTCGATCACCTGCACCCAGACTCGGGCATCGCGATCGCGACCGCTGCGGACGGCGAAGCGCTCACGACGAAGATCTTCGGCGACAAGGTCGTCTGGGTGCCGTGGCGTCGTCCCGGCTTCCAGCTGGGCCTCGACATCGCCGAGATCAAGAAGGCGAACCCGCAGGCGATCGGCACGATCCTCGGCGGCCACGGCATCACGGCGTGGGGCGAGAGCTCCGAGGCGGCCGAGGCCAACTCGCTGTGGATCATCGAGACCGCGCAGTCCTACATCGATGCGAACGGCAAGGCCGAGCCCTTCGGTGCGGCGCGCGAGGGGTTCGGCGCCCTGGGCGAAGACGAGCGCCACGTGAAGGCGGCCGCGCTGGTTGCGACGATCCGCGGGATCGCTTCCCGCGACAAGGCGATGGTTGGGCACTTCACCGACGACGCGCGGGTGCTGGAGTTCCTCGCGTCCGAGAATGCACCCCGCCTGGCGGCGCTCGGCACGAGCTGCCCCGATCACTTCCTGCGCACCAAGGTCAAGCCGATGCTGCTCGACCTGCCCGCCAATGCCTCGGTCGAGGATTCGATCGCGCGCCTCAAGGAACTGCACGACGAGTATCGCGCCGACTACCAGGCCTACTACGACGCGCACGCGACGGCCGATTCGCCCGCGATCCGTGGCGCGGACCCGCTCATCGTGCTGGTTCCGGGCGTCGGGATGTTCTCGTACGGGGCGAACAAGCAGACCGCCCGCGTGGCCGGTGAGTTCTACCTCAACGCGATCAACGTGATGCGCGGTGCCGAGTCGCTCTCGACGTACTCCCCGATCAGCGACGCCGAGAAGTTCAACATCGAGTACTGGGCGCTGGAGGAGGCGAAGCTGCAGCGCATGCCCAAGCCCAAGACGCACCAGGGCCGTATCGCGTTCGTCACGGGCGCAGCATCCGGCATCGGAAAGGCCATCGCCACCCGGCTCGCCGCCGAGGGCGCCTGCGTCGTCGTCGCCGACCTCGACCTGGAGAAGGCGCAGGCGGCCGCCGCCGAGCTCGGCGGCACGGATGTCGCGATCGGCGTCGCCGCGAACGTCGCCGACGCCGCCGGAGTGCAGGCCGCGATCGATGCCACCCTGCTGGCCTTCGGCGGCATCGACCTCGTCGTCAACAACGCGGGACTCTCGTTGTCCAAGCCGCTGCTGGAGACCACCGAGAAGGACTGGGACCTGCAGCACGACGTGATGGCCAAGGGCTCGTTCCTGGTCTCGAAGGCCGCCGCGAAGGCGCTCATCGAGCAGGGCATGGGCGGTGACGTGATCTACATCTCGTCGAAGAACTCCGTCTTCGCCGGTCCGAACAACATCGCGTACTCGGCGACGAAGGCCGACCAGGCCCACCAGGTGCGGCTGTTGGCGGTCGAACTCGGCGAGCACGGTGTCAAGGTCAACGGCATCAACCCCGACGGCGTGGTCCGCGGCTCGGGCATCTTCGCCGCGGGCTGGGGCGCCAACCGCGCCGCGACGTACGGCGTCGAGGAGAAGGATCTCGGCCAGTTCTACGCGAACCGGACGATCCTCAAGCGCGAGGTCGTCCCCGAGAACGTCGCCGACGCCGTCTACGTGCTGACCGGCCCGGAGCTCACGCGCACCACGGGCCTGCACATCCCGGTCGACTCGGGCGTCGCCGCCGCGTTCCTGCGATGA
- a CDS encoding LacI family DNA-binding transcriptional regulator, with protein sequence MDDVARVAGVSKGSVSKVIRNAYGLSPAMRARVEAAIAELGYRPSIAARAMRGSSFSIGMEIPNLDIDFFTQIMDGATSRLATSEYQLIIAPERGGANGTRVLESLADRSVDGIIAIAPQVEPEWLEELARDLPIVLIGRHDHSTNYDTLTDDDEAGATLLVDHLLDLGHTRIAHLTVGNQRDRPDAMPPHSLRRMAYETTLARRGLEPFVVETGNRRDEPYRTAKDLLLTDPSITAIFAGNDSLAIDTLRAIAELGMTADDVSVVGYDDIRIASHPLVSLTSVTQFGETMGEIAIDLLLERIRGGRTVAAHRQVRPELRARSSSRAVRAGGRAASRVIERSLADRA encoded by the coding sequence ATGGATGATGTGGCCCGGGTCGCCGGGGTCTCGAAGGGCTCCGTCTCGAAAGTCATCCGCAACGCGTACGGCTTGAGTCCGGCGATGCGCGCACGTGTGGAGGCTGCCATTGCGGAACTCGGCTATCGGCCGAGTATCGCCGCGCGGGCCATGCGAGGCTCGAGCTTCAGCATCGGCATGGAGATCCCGAACCTCGACATCGACTTCTTCACCCAGATCATGGATGGAGCCACCTCACGGCTGGCTACGTCCGAGTATCAGCTCATCATCGCTCCGGAACGAGGCGGAGCGAACGGGACACGGGTGCTCGAGAGTCTGGCCGACCGCAGTGTCGACGGCATCATCGCGATCGCCCCGCAGGTCGAGCCGGAATGGCTCGAGGAGCTGGCTCGCGACCTCCCGATCGTGCTGATCGGCCGGCACGATCATTCCACAAACTACGACACCCTCACCGATGACGATGAGGCCGGCGCCACGCTGCTGGTCGATCATCTGCTCGATCTCGGCCACACCCGCATCGCACACCTGACGGTGGGGAATCAGAGGGACCGGCCGGACGCCATGCCACCGCACTCCCTCCGCCGGATGGCGTATGAGACGACACTCGCAAGACGCGGTCTGGAGCCCTTCGTCGTGGAGACCGGCAATCGGCGCGATGAACCGTATCGCACGGCGAAAGACCTGCTGCTCACCGACCCGAGCATCACGGCGATCTTCGCCGGCAACGACAGTCTTGCCATCGACACCCTCCGCGCGATCGCAGAGCTGGGGATGACCGCCGATGATGTCTCCGTCGTCGGATACGACGACATCCGCATCGCCAGTCACCCGCTCGTCTCGCTGACGAGCGTCACGCAGTTCGGCGAGACGATGGGCGAGATCGCGATCGACCTGCTGCTGGAGCGCATCCGCGGTGGCCGCACCGTCGCAGCGCATCGACAGGTGCGACCCGAGCTGCGGGCGAGATCGTCATCACGCGCTGTCCGCGCCGGCGGCAGGGCCGCGTCGCGGGTTATCGAGCGCAGTCTCGCCGATCGCGCGTGA
- a CDS encoding ABC transporter substrate-binding protein, giving the protein MSHGSKKALAVFAIAAVGSVALAACSGGGGGSSDGSVEISYLTQSDDANTAQAKALIAAFEEANPDITVKLETQPGGTEGDNLMKTKLSTDSMNDVFHYNTGSLLQALNPDQTLVDLSDQDWVADLTDDFKTVVSTDNGLYGAPWGTSFAGAVLYNKKVYESLGLEVPTTWDEFIANSEKIKSDGGGVAPILQSFGDTWTSQLFVLGDFANVSAVNPDWAEEYTANDPNAKYVEEPALAGFTHGAEVFEKGLLNEDFASMTNAQAMNALAEGTGAQYPMLSATISQVQQDNPDLVEDIGVFALPADDAADTSITMWQPNGIYIAKSAEGDKLEAAKKFVAFANSDDGCQVQNEGGSIAGPYVTSACTLPDDVPGLVNDIQAYFDSGKTGSALEFLSPIKGPNLENITVAVGSGITGAEDGAAQYDEDVKKQAQQLGLEGW; this is encoded by the coding sequence ATGTCCCATGGTTCCAAGAAAGCCCTCGCGGTCTTCGCGATCGCGGCGGTCGGCAGCGTGGCGCTGGCCGCGTGCAGCGGCGGCGGCGGAGGGTCATCCGACGGCAGCGTCGAGATCAGCTATCTGACGCAGAGCGACGACGCCAACACCGCGCAGGCGAAGGCGCTCATCGCCGCCTTCGAAGAGGCGAATCCCGACATCACCGTCAAGCTCGAGACGCAGCCCGGCGGTACCGAGGGTGACAACCTGATGAAGACGAAGCTCTCGACCGACTCCATGAACGACGTCTTCCACTACAACACCGGTTCACTTCTGCAGGCGCTCAACCCCGACCAGACGCTGGTCGACCTCAGCGATCAGGACTGGGTCGCCGACCTGACCGACGACTTCAAGACCGTCGTCTCGACAGACAACGGGCTGTACGGCGCGCCGTGGGGCACGTCGTTCGCCGGAGCGGTGCTCTACAACAAGAAGGTCTACGAGTCGCTCGGTCTCGAGGTGCCGACCACGTGGGACGAGTTCATCGCCAACAGCGAGAAGATCAAGTCGGACGGTGGGGGGGTCGCTCCGATCCTGCAGTCCTTCGGCGACACCTGGACGAGCCAGCTGTTCGTGCTCGGCGACTTCGCCAACGTCTCGGCGGTCAACCCCGACTGGGCCGAGGAGTACACCGCGAACGACCCCAACGCGAAGTACGTCGAGGAGCCGGCGCTGGCCGGATTCACGCACGGCGCAGAGGTGTTCGAGAAGGGCCTCCTGAACGAGGACTTCGCCTCGATGACCAACGCGCAGGCGATGAACGCCCTCGCCGAAGGCACCGGAGCCCAGTACCCGATGCTGTCGGCGACGATCTCGCAGGTGCAGCAGGACAACCCCGATCTGGTCGAGGACATCGGCGTGTTCGCGCTGCCGGCAGACGACGCCGCCGACACCTCCATCACGATGTGGCAGCCCAACGGCATCTACATCGCCAAGAGCGCAGAGGGCGACAAGCTCGAGGCCGCCAAGAAGTTCGTGGCGTTCGCCAACTCCGACGACGGATGCCAGGTGCAGAACGAGGGCGGCTCGATCGCGGGACCGTATGTCACCAGCGCCTGCACCCTGCCCGACGACGTGCCCGGTCTCGTCAATGACATCCAGGCCTACTTCGACTCCGGCAAGACCGGATCGGCGCTCGAGTTCCTCTCCCCGATCAAGGGACCGAACCTCGAGAACATCACCGTCGCCGTGGGCTCCGGGATCACCGGTGCCGAAGACGGCGCCGCGCAGTACGACGAGGACGTGAAGAAGCAGGCCCAGCAGCTCGGACTCGAGGGCTGGTGA